The nucleotide sequence TTAAAACATAGTGATCGAAGCTCTCTTCATCAAAAAGGCCTTGAGCTTCACTATAGATTTTTTTATTGTAGTATAGATTAAAATAGGTGCCCAAAACTGTAGGAACGATAAGTTCGATATCTACATGTTTGTTGAAAGAACCATCGGCTTGCCCAGCTTTTATAAGATTTGTGAAAAGCTGAATGTTTTCATCTTTCTTCTTTAGGTAATTAGAAAAATCAATTTTTTGATCTTCTCTTGATAATTCAAAATGTACTAATTTGTGAATTTTTCTTCCTTCGTGTATACGCTTTATCAAAAGAGCGATAATCGCATCTATTTTGCCTACATAAGTGGACTCGTTTTCGATAGTTTTACCTATAGCGACCTGAAAATTGGAGATTCTATAAGAAACCAGCGTCTCTAGAAGTTTTTCTTTACTCCCAAAGTAGTAAGAGATCATGGCAATATTGATATTAGCCATTTTAGCAATAGTTCTTACTGAAGTGCCATCAAAACCATTTTTAGAAAAAAGTTCTTCGGCTATTTTGAGTATTTGTAATTGTTTTTCGCTCAATTGTATCATCAGGATTTTTGAAAAAGAGCACAAATTTAAACAAATGTTTAATTTAAACGATTGTTTAAATTCACTTTTAACGTAAAACGTTTTCGTAATTATTTATTGTTGGATTCTAATTTCTGAAGAGTGTAAATATTTTGAAAGGCTTCATTTAATGAATTTGCGACATGAATTTTTCGTTTGTAGAACATTCTTTCGAAAACAAGATTCATCATTTCGTAGGAGTGAATGGAAATTACCGAAAAGCTCTTTACAAAATATCGATTATTGAAAAAATGTATCCAATCCTGATACACTGTATAATATTTATGAATTCTATTGGAAATGAAATGTGGTGTGTACTCATTACCGAATAGGCGTTGCGCATCTATTATAACCTTTTCAGCACATTCCCAATTGAATACTACGCCTTGGTTAATTTCAGAAACAAGAATATCCTCTAGAAAATAAATGTTTCCAAAATCGTATTCTATTTTTTCTAAAATTAAGTCTGCGTATTTTGAATCCTCTAATCTCATTTGTTATTCATTTTACACACCTTAAAATACTATTTTATTTTAATAACTGAAAATTGTAAAAACACTGCTTAGAAATTTATAATTGAAAAAGGCCGTTAACTTAACGGCCTTAATAGTTGATGTATTTATCTAATTCGATATTGCTTAATTTTGAACTTTAAAATTCACTGGAATTGTATAACGAACAGATACTGGTTTACCGCGTTGCTTTCCTGGTTCCATTTTGGGTAAAAGATTAATTACTCTTATCCCTTCTTTCTCCAGATCTTTGTGTGGTCCTCTTGCCTGAACATTATCAACTTCTCCATTTTTATTAATCTCAAACATTATGGTTACACGATTTATACCGTTTAGGCCTAAATCTTCTCCAAGCCCAGTATCAAATCTTTTCATTATAAATTTTGAAATCTTTTCACTCATACACGCTTTGCGTTCCTCGTTATCATCCAAACTTTCGCATCCAGGAAAAATAGGAACATCTTCAATGAAATCGAAAGGAACAACAACAGGTTCATAATCTGGTGTTTCGATGATATCTTCGACATCAACTATATCATCAAGACTTGTCTCTGTAGTTTCGATGGTATCCTCCGGTTCAGGTGATTCATCTTCTATTGGTTCGATTTCTACTGGATCCTTTGGTTTTGGCGGCGGTAATTGTTCTTTAACTTTTGTAATGGGTACAGCTTCTTCAGTAGTGAGTTCTAAGGGTTCCCATTTTTCAGTAGTAGCCTGCTCCTTTTCGTACGTTTTGAGATTAATCATAAAATAGGAAAGGAGTAAGACGGCGATTAACCCAAGTTGTAAAAAAAGTACCGTTTTTTTTCTAAGATCGGCCTTCGGATTTTTTTTTGGTTTCATAATAAAAGTATTTATGTTAATAAAAAAATGTTACAACTTGAACTCACTAGAAGTGCTAGTAAACAGGGGAGTGGGGACTAAATCACAAAATCAACAAGCGTGCCGAATAAAAAATATTCAGCATTTAAACTAAAAAAGCGACTCCTTTTTTAAGAAGTCGCTTTCAATCATCATAAATATTTTAATTATTCTCTCATTCCAGGAATCTTATCGATATACATTTTTTGATAGTTAGGTTTCATCATACCGCTTTCCCCAATTTGTGTAAAATTAAAACTGTTAGTAGAAAATCTTTTAGATTGTACACTTTTTCTCCCAAGTATCTCATCAATTGCTCTGGCTAGAAAAGGTTCTTCAGGATCACCTAAAGTTCCAAGATTGCCCAGCTCTTCTTCTAGAACAATATTTGGAGTAAGGCCGTCAACAAAATCGGTATATCCATCAGCATTAGCCATTTTCAAAACCAAAGGTTGCATGGCGTAGGTATGCTCTTCGCTTCGGTTTTCTTCACCAAAGCTAGGACTGTCGTAAAGTGTTATAGAAGCCTGAAATTTACCAGTTGTTTGTCCACCAATTTGAACTACATTAATGTGCGGACTTAAGCCATTAATAATTAATTCGCTAGCGGAAGCCGTAGATCCTGTTGTGAGAATATAAACTTCATTTAGATTAAGACTATTAATGTTCTCTCCAGAATTTAATTTTGAGTCAAATTCATTAACTAAGCGATCTGGTGAAAAATTTTCGTAATAATTCTGATAGTCTTCATTCCATCTTTCCTTTGCAAATACTTGCCCTTCGAATTGGCCTGTAATCATACTTGCTAAAGCGGTAGCTGTATTTACAGATCCACCACCATTGTAACGAAGATCTAATACTAAGTCTGTTACTCCTTCGGACTTCAACTCTGCAAAGGCCGCATTTAATTCTTCATCGAAGTTGGCAATGAAACTATTATACATTAAATAACCAATTTTTCTATTTTCAATTTCTAATACTTTAGTTATAAAAACTGGATTCATTGTATAGGGATCGTCAGATAAAGTTGCAGTTTCATCTGTCAATCGAAGTGCTCCATTTTCTACATAGGCTATATCGATAGTAAACGTTTCTCTTGATAACAATTCAAAGTAATTTGCTTCAGTAAGTGCGATTCCATCAACTTCCGTAAAAACAGTTCCACGTTCAAGACCAGCTTTTTCAGCAGAAGTTTCGGGTAAGATGTATCTAATAAATCCAAAAAGATTGTTTGTTCCACTTATTCGCCCTAAACCAAAGTCTATACCTGTAGCGCCACTAATCCCGTCGAATTGATCTTCCAGCTCCTGGTAATCATCCACTATATAACTAAATCTATCCTGATTAGATAGCAATGAGTTAAAAAGTCCTTCAGGAGAACTATAATTGTCTAAAAACTCTTTTTCTTCTTCATCGCCTTCTAGGAAATCATCATCCAATTCAGCAACATCAGATTTATATAAATAAACATCATTCAGACCACGATAGATGAAACTTTTTATTTGCAGATCTGTACTTTCTTCATCGTCCACTTCATCATCAACCTCAGGCTCTGGGTTTTCAGTTTCTCCTACTTCAATATCCTCTTCGATATCATCGCTAGAACATGCAGTAAATGAAAATATACTACCTAGAAATAATATTATTAAAAACTGTTTTTTCATTGATCTTATTTTTTGTAAAATTTATCAGCAATTATGCCAATATATTAATCTTTCTTAATTAAGATACGATAAAACTTAGATTTTGGTTGTATTAAAATTATTGATATCTCAAAAAAGGTGCTAAACTCTTTACTTTGTCATCAATTAAAGAAGGCTATTATTTAAAAATTTTGATCGATATACTTTCCTTTCTGAATCCAACTTTGACGTCTTTGAAATTTTTCTATTCGTGAAAACAGATAACAAGATTTATATCTAATTAACAATTCTTGTTAATTCAATTCTGTTTTTCAGAATTATTACTATTGTTTTCCATAAATATCTATTTCTATAGAATCTAGAGGGCATGGATATAAATGTATAAGTATGGATTTTTTAATCACACCTTTTTGCTAAACGGTTGTATATTAAATTATCGTATAGTAATTTTTATATCATTTATTTACTTGCATCGTAAAATTTACAACGTTATAGTTTAGTCTAATTTTCTATGTTTTTGGTCAATTT is from Zunongwangia endophytica and encodes:
- a CDS encoding TetR family transcriptional regulator; the protein is MIQLSEKQLQILKIAEELFSKNGFDGTSVRTIAKMANINIAMISYYFGSKEKLLETLVSYRISNFQVAIGKTIENESTYVGKIDAIIALLIKRIHEGRKIHKLVHFELSREDQKIDFSNYLKKKDENIQLFTNLIKAGQADGSFNKHVDIELIVPTVLGTYFNLYYNKKIYSEAQGLFDEESFDHYVLNNLTQHIQKTIKALLTYEA
- a CDS encoding S41 family peptidase, which codes for MKKQFLIILFLGSIFSFTACSSDDIEEDIEVGETENPEPEVDDEVDDEESTDLQIKSFIYRGLNDVYLYKSDVAELDDDFLEGDEEEKEFLDNYSSPEGLFNSLLSNQDRFSYIVDDYQELEDQFDGISGATGIDFGLGRISGTNNLFGFIRYILPETSAEKAGLERGTVFTEVDGIALTEANYFELLSRETFTIDIAYVENGALRLTDETATLSDDPYTMNPVFITKVLEIENRKIGYLMYNSFIANFDEELNAAFAELKSEGVTDLVLDLRYNGGGSVNTATALASMITGQFEGQVFAKERWNEDYQNYYENFSPDRLVNEFDSKLNSGENINSLNLNEVYILTTGSTASASELIINGLSPHINVVQIGGQTTGKFQASITLYDSPSFGEENRSEEHTYAMQPLVLKMANADGYTDFVDGLTPNIVLEEELGNLGTLGDPEEPFLARAIDEILGRKSVQSKRFSTNSFNFTQIGESGMMKPNYQKMYIDKIPGMRE
- a CDS encoding energy transducer TonB — protein: MKPKKNPKADLRKKTVLFLQLGLIAVLLLSYFMINLKTYEKEQATTEKWEPLELTTEEAVPITKVKEQLPPPKPKDPVEIEPIEDESPEPEDTIETTETSLDDIVDVEDIIETPDYEPVVVPFDFIEDVPIFPGCESLDDNEERKACMSEKISKFIMKRFDTGLGEDLGLNGINRVTIMFEINKNGEVDNVQARGPHKDLEKEGIRVINLLPKMEPGKQRGKPVSVRYTIPVNFKVQN